The genomic interval CCCGGCGTCCGGCTGCACCGAGATGCCGTAGTCGGTGAGCAGGACGCGGGCGTACGGCGAACCGGTGCGGTCCGGCGCGAGCAGGATGTTCGCCGGTTTCACGTCCCGGTGCATCACGCCCCGCCGGTGCCCGGCGGTGAGCGCGTCGAGTACGGCGAGCCCGATGCGGGCGCACTCCGCGGGGGCCAGGGAGCCGTACCGGCCGACCATGTCGCGCAGGTCCACGGCGTCCGCCACGTACTCCATGACGATCCAGGGCAGTCCCTCGTGCTCCAGCACGTCATGGACGGTTACCACATGTGGATGCCCGCGCAGCCCCGCCGCGTTCCGTGCCTCGGCCCGGGCACGCGCGACCCGGGCCTCCCGTTCGGCGTCGGCGTAGGCCGGGTTGCTGAACACGATCTCCTTGAGCGCGACTTCACAGGCCAGCCGCTGGTCATGTGCGAGCCACACATGTCCCATCCCGCCACTGCCCAGGCGGTTCAGCAGGAGGTAACGGCCGGCGATGACCCGGCCCACTCCCGAGGTCGGCGATCCCTGTGGCATCCGGACTCCTCCTTCCGGGTCCGCGTCACGTCTCGGTCGTGGTGGCGGAGACGGTGGTGGTGGGCGTGCCGGTCGTCACGGAGGCGCCTGCGGTGACGGGTGCGCTGCTGGTGGTCACGGGAGCGCTCGTCAACGGGGCGCTGCTGGTGACCGGTGCGCTCGTCGACGGCGAGTGGGACACCACCGAGGGCGAACCGGTCGTAGGCGAACCGCTCGACGGCGGTGGGTCGGACGGCGGCTCGCTCGTGGGTGAGGACGGTGGTGGCGACGAAGGCGGTGACGAGGACGTGGGTGGTGCTGGTGCGGACGTCGAGGGCGGTGCCGTGGAGGTCGGCGGAGCAAGCGTCGGCCCGGAGGGCGTCGGGCCCGGGGGAGTGGAAGCAGCGCCGCCACTCGTCCCACCGGCCACGCTCACCATCACGTACTCCCCGAACCGCAGCTCGGTCCCGGCCGGCGGATCGGACGCCGTGACCTGCGCGTCGTCGGCCGGCAGCGCACTCCCGCCGTAGCCCACGGCCAGCCCCCCGCTCACCAGTTGCCGTCGCGCCGCCCCGAATGTCATCCCCGCGAGGTCGGGCACAGCGTGCTGCTGCCGGGTGTCGAAGGTGGTGTCGTGCTTGCCCGTCGTACCGACCGGACGCGTGATGCCGGTGTCGGGATCGTCGACGTCGACGAGAGCGAGCCCCTCCATCCTCCGCGGCGCCGGACGCACGGCCACGACCGAGGACGCGCGATATCCGTTCCACTTCTTGTTGCCGTCCGCGAACTTGACGGAAATACGGCTCGCGTCGCCCTTGAAGGGACGCAGTGGATTTCCGCACGAGCACTTCGCGGCGGGTTCCCCCTGCTCGTCGACGAGAATCGCGATTCCCGCCTGGAGAAGGGAGTTGTAGGGCGTGGCCTTTCCCTCTTTGTAGTCGTGGTTCTGTACGAGAGTGTCGTGACGCAGGAGTACGGGTGTGAGTCGATCCAGATAGCCCGGAATCTGATCCGTGGCGATACCCAGTACGCCCGACCAGGCAACGGCCTTCGGGCGATTCGCGGGATCGGTCAGGAACCTCTTGAGCTTCGCCACGTCACAGACGGTCGGTTTCTTGGTACCCCCGTACAGCCCAGGCGTGTCCCCCTGCTGCAAGCTGCCCCGCACGGGCATCGAGCGCACTGCGGCGTCCTGTCCCAGTCCCTGTTTCTCGTCGAAGAAAGGCGCGAGCGACGGAACTCCGGCGGCGACCGCCTGTACGGCGAACGAATGTGCGCCCCTGCCGCATCCCCCCAGTCCACTCATGACCAGGGCGCAGACGATCAGCACGGCGATCCTGCGGATCACCGAAATTCCGGTCCTTTGCACAACAGCGCGAAATGTCATTACCGCTCCCCCCGGTGGCGGTTCCCCCATCGCGCTTATGCTACTGAACGAAATTTCCGTTCAGTTGCCGCATGTGTTCAATTGCTTCGTGTGTTCAATGAGGCCAAATAGGCGTTGTACGCCGCAAGTTCCTTGTCGCCGTCCCGGTCGGCGGCCCGGTCCTGGCGCTTGGCCTGGCGCTGTTCCGAGCTGTACCACTGGAACAGCAGGGCGATCAGCACCAGCACGGACGGCACCTCGCTGAACGCCCAGGCGATACCGCCGGCCGCGTTCTGATCGGAGAGCGCGTCGATGCCGAGCGAGGCGGGCGGGTTCTTGAACGTCTGGACCATCGGCTCCGACGCCATCATCAACGCGATGCCGAAGAACGCGTGGAACGGCATCCCGGCGAAAAGCTCCAGCATGCGCATCAGATAACCGGGCCGACTCGGCCCCGGGT from Streptomyces sp. NBC_01288 carries:
- a CDS encoding PASTA domain-containing protein — its product is MIRRIAVLIVCALVMSGLGGCGRGAHSFAVQAVAAGVPSLAPFFDEKQGLGQDAAVRSMPVRGSLQQGDTPGLYGGTKKPTVCDVAKLKRFLTDPANRPKAVAWSGVLGIATDQIPGYLDRLTPVLLRHDTLVQNHDYKEGKATPYNSLLQAGIAILVDEQGEPAAKCSCGNPLRPFKGDASRISVKFADGNKKWNGYRASSVVAVRPAPRRMEGLALVDVDDPDTGITRPVGTTGKHDTTFDTRQQHAVPDLAGMTFGAARRQLVSGGLAVGYGGSALPADDAQVTASDPPAGTELRFGEYVMVSVAGGTSGGAASTPPGPTPSGPTLAPPTSTAPPSTSAPAPPTSSSPPSSPPPSSPTSEPPSDPPPSSGSPTTGSPSVVSHSPSTSAPVTSSAPLTSAPVTTSSAPVTAGASVTTGTPTTTVSATTTET